The Ensifer adhaerens genome contains a region encoding:
- a CDS encoding aldehyde dehydrogenase, which translates to MEEIVNLTLTKTEIAAIRSRIAIKGQAFIDGRFVDAASGQTFEDISPRDGQVIARVAACDVQDVDRAVAAARRAFETGVWRDRTPKERKKVLQRFAALFEKHMDELAVLETLDMGKPVSESRNIDVNVVLDTLQWYAECPDKLYDEIAPTGPNQLATITREPVGVVGAVVPWNFPMLMATWKFAPALAMGNSVVLKPAEQSPLTAIRLAELAAEAGIPDGVFNVVPGFGPTAGKALGMHMDVDCLAFTGSGEVGKLFLQYAGQSNMKRVYLECGGKSPNIILDDVPELRAAAERAATAICFNQGEVCVAPSRLILSERIQDQFLEIVVDTVKSIQPGDPLDPATKLGALVESSHRDRVEGYIAKGKAEGARLVFGGDRPKNTPDGYYVNPTIFANVTNDMTIAREEIFGPVLSTITVADDEEAVRVANDSSYGLAAAVWTRDLSRAHRMARKLRAGTVWVNCYDHGDATVPFGGFKQSGNGRDKSLHALDKYTELKTTWIEL; encoded by the coding sequence ATGGAGGAGATCGTGAATCTCACACTGACGAAAACGGAAATCGCTGCGATCCGCAGCCGGATCGCAATCAAGGGCCAGGCGTTCATCGATGGGCGCTTTGTCGACGCGGCTTCCGGGCAAACGTTTGAAGACATTTCGCCACGCGATGGTCAGGTCATCGCCCGAGTCGCAGCTTGCGATGTACAAGATGTCGATCGTGCCGTAGCTGCGGCGCGCCGGGCGTTCGAGACGGGCGTGTGGCGCGACAGGACACCCAAAGAGCGTAAGAAGGTGCTTCAACGCTTCGCAGCGTTGTTCGAGAAGCACATGGACGAGCTTGCCGTCCTCGAGACGCTCGATATGGGAAAGCCTGTTTCAGAGAGCCGCAATATCGATGTGAATGTCGTGCTAGACACGCTGCAATGGTATGCGGAATGCCCGGACAAGCTTTATGACGAAATCGCGCCGACAGGCCCCAACCAGTTGGCGACGATCACCCGCGAGCCCGTCGGCGTCGTTGGCGCCGTGGTCCCTTGGAACTTCCCGATGCTGATGGCGACCTGGAAATTCGCTCCGGCACTCGCCATGGGCAACTCGGTCGTTCTGAAGCCCGCCGAGCAATCCCCACTGACAGCGATCCGGCTGGCGGAACTCGCCGCTGAAGCCGGGATACCGGACGGAGTTTTCAACGTCGTACCCGGTTTCGGTCCCACTGCCGGCAAGGCGCTCGGAATGCATATGGATGTCGACTGCCTCGCATTTACCGGCTCCGGCGAAGTCGGCAAGCTGTTCTTGCAGTATGCCGGACAATCCAACATGAAACGCGTCTATCTTGAGTGCGGCGGAAAATCGCCGAACATCATTCTCGATGACGTGCCTGAACTCCGGGCTGCTGCTGAGCGTGCCGCCACGGCAATCTGCTTCAATCAAGGGGAGGTATGCGTCGCGCCGTCGCGGTTGATTCTCTCCGAGCGAATTCAGGACCAATTTCTTGAGATCGTCGTCGACACTGTGAAGTCGATCCAGCCGGGCGATCCACTTGATCCGGCGACGAAACTCGGTGCGCTCGTCGAAAGCAGCCACCGGGATCGCGTCGAAGGATACATCGCGAAAGGCAAGGCAGAAGGCGCGCGGCTCGTATTCGGCGGAGACAGGCCAAAGAACACGCCGGACGGCTACTATGTCAATCCGACCATCTTCGCAAATGTCACCAACGACATGACCATCGCCCGTGAAGAAATCTTCGGTCCGGTCCTTTCGACAATAACCGTCGCAGATGACGAGGAGGCCGTACGCGTCGCCAACGACAGCTCATATGGCCTCGCCGCGGCCGTTTGGACACGCGATCTGTCGCGTGCTCACCGGATGGCTCGCAAGCTCCGGGCCGGCACGGTTTGGGTGAACTGCTACGATCACGGGGATGCGACAGTACCGTTTGGCGGGTTCAAGCAGTCGGGCAACGGCCGCGACAAGTCGTTGCACGCACTCGATAAATACACCGAGCTCAAGACGACTTGGATTGAACTGTGA
- a CDS encoding transketolase family protein, which produces MSIANLRPNSPNSWHYRELNMKNPGLDHLSNGLISLVEEGRDVVAGSADLQYSNGLNRFAARFPDRYFGFGISEQNMVSAAAGIATTGTMPYVATFASFLGLLTCEQIRMDVAYCALPVRLIGHHTGISMGFYGTSHHATEDIGTMRSIADLTVVSTADGPQLEAAIRASADHDRPIYFRTGRGREPDLYDPKSEFTFGKAIEHAQGEEVTIIACGLPVHPSVQVAKKLNADGRSVGVIDMATVKPIDRDAILAAAARSKVILTIEEHNILGGLGAAVAEVLAEEGSPAKLVRHGIRDEYALIAPPTHLYAHYRLDEAGIESVVREIIR; this is translated from the coding sequence ATGAGCATTGCCAACCTCCGGCCGAATTCGCCAAACTCCTGGCACTACCGCGAACTCAACATGAAGAACCCCGGCCTGGACCACCTGTCCAACGGGCTGATCTCGCTCGTCGAGGAAGGACGTGACGTCGTCGCCGGCTCCGCGGACCTTCAATACTCCAACGGCCTCAACCGCTTCGCCGCCCGCTTCCCCGACCGATATTTCGGATTCGGCATCTCCGAGCAGAACATGGTGTCGGCTGCCGCAGGCATCGCGACAACAGGCACGATGCCCTATGTGGCGACCTTCGCCTCCTTCCTCGGTCTGCTCACCTGCGAGCAGATCCGTATGGACGTCGCCTACTGCGCCCTCCCCGTCCGTCTGATCGGCCATCACACGGGCATCTCGATGGGCTTCTACGGCACGTCGCATCACGCCACCGAAGACATTGGCACGATGCGTTCGATTGCGGATCTCACGGTCGTCTCCACCGCCGACGGCCCGCAACTCGAAGCTGCGATCCGTGCCTCGGCAGACCACGACCGTCCCATCTACTTCCGCACTGGCCGAGGTCGCGAACCGGACCTCTACGATCCCAAGTCCGAGTTTACATTCGGAAAGGCAATCGAACATGCACAGGGTGAAGAGGTGACCATCATCGCCTGCGGTCTCCCGGTACACCCCTCGGTTCAAGTCGCCAAAAAGCTCAACGCCGATGGCCGCAGCGTCGGTGTCATCGACATGGCGACCGTCAAGCCGATCGATCGGGATGCCATTCTTGCGGCAGCCGCCCGTTCGAAGGTGATCCTGACAATCGAAGAGCACAACATCCTCGGCGGTCTCGGCGCTGCCGTTGCCGAAGTACTCGCTGAGGAGGGTAGCCCGGCGAAACTCGTGCGGCACGGCATCCGCGACGAATACGCGTTGATCGCGCCGCCGACGCATCTCTACGCCCACTACCGGCTCGACGAGGCCGGCATCGAATCGGTTGTCCGCGAGATCATCCGCTGA
- a CDS encoding HAD family hydrolase, which produces MIKAVLWDMDGTLVDSEGIAVSALALAMEEAGLTPPTDLMQRVVGRSADEIYRNMVSDFGLRAGPLEWERRKHHFYFRAADQLRGYDDAVLTWHRLDAANIRQAVVSNSDRAIVDVNLRVAGLARPGLVTVARNDVLRGKPDPEGYLRATYLLGVEPHECLIVEDSASGAAAALSAGIETVFVPHSHSSAPAGVRTLSSMSQLEQEVLEPA; this is translated from the coding sequence ATGATCAAGGCAGTCTTGTGGGACATGGATGGCACATTGGTTGACAGCGAAGGCATCGCCGTTTCGGCCCTTGCCTTAGCCATGGAGGAGGCTGGATTGACGCCTCCAACGGACCTCATGCAACGGGTGGTCGGGCGCTCTGCAGACGAGATTTACCGAAACATGGTCAGTGACTTCGGACTACGCGCCGGTCCTTTGGAATGGGAGCGCCGCAAGCACCACTTTTACTTCCGCGCGGCCGACCAGCTCAGAGGCTACGACGATGCCGTGCTAACATGGCACCGACTGGACGCCGCGAACATTCGCCAGGCGGTGGTCTCAAACAGCGACCGCGCGATCGTCGACGTGAATCTGCGAGTTGCCGGCCTTGCACGACCGGGTCTCGTCACCGTCGCTCGAAACGACGTGTTGCGGGGCAAACCTGACCCCGAGGGATATCTGAGAGCCACATACTTGTTAGGCGTCGAGCCCCACGAGTGCTTGATTGTCGAAGACAGCGCCAGCGGCGCGGCGGCGGCCCTTTCCGCCGGCATCGAGACGGTCTTTGTGCCGCACAGCCATAGCTCGGCACCGGCGGGCGTCAGGACCCTTTCGTCGATGAGCCAATTGGAGCAGGAAGTACTCGAACCAGCATGA
- a CDS encoding sugar ABC transporter substrate-binding protein, with translation MKFLKSASLMLCTAALAFATTTATAADKHEIYKLLPNSALSGVIEPKLADRSEMPKGLPAGPRDKSKKLVIGWTEITLGNPWFVSVVDTAKAKANEYGYELDVQVADGDPAKTSAQIDAFIAKKVDVIVMDPTDLAAAAADAQRAVDAGIPVIALGTVPDESPILTTVLFNPYGNGFEAGRYVAQHYGADKQITAAAILGTVGNSTSESRVNGMITGIIYERSQQLGLGLSKEDAMLAGFNKFLQLKTGGSFDYPEAKLSVVSMGVGLWTEEGGLDAAEDILTAHSSKLDIILAENDFMGMGALRAIDNQGLKGKIAVASAADGFRTALELVKSGDMLVTGLCSGSHTGEGVMTLINQIFDKGFDASNLPLGSYYPSQIVTEKNVDEFIDPDTSNPFFRYTVPQFKSIDDLNG, from the coding sequence ATGAAGTTCCTGAAATCCGCATCGCTGATGCTGTGCACGGCCGCATTGGCCTTCGCCACGACGACAGCGACGGCCGCTGACAAGCACGAAATCTATAAGCTTCTACCGAATTCGGCACTGTCCGGTGTCATAGAACCCAAATTGGCCGACCGCTCGGAAATGCCCAAAGGGTTGCCGGCCGGGCCGCGCGACAAAAGCAAGAAACTTGTGATTGGCTGGACGGAGATAACTCTTGGAAACCCCTGGTTTGTGAGCGTCGTCGATACTGCCAAGGCCAAGGCCAATGAATACGGTTACGAGCTCGATGTGCAGGTCGCCGACGGAGATCCAGCAAAAACATCCGCCCAGATCGACGCCTTCATCGCAAAGAAGGTTGACGTGATCGTCATGGATCCGACTGACCTAGCCGCAGCAGCCGCAGACGCGCAGCGTGCCGTTGACGCCGGTATTCCTGTGATCGCACTCGGAACGGTGCCGGATGAAAGCCCGATCCTCACGACCGTTCTCTTCAACCCGTATGGCAATGGCTTCGAGGCAGGCCGGTATGTCGCGCAACATTATGGTGCCGACAAGCAAATCACCGCTGCCGCGATCCTCGGCACCGTCGGCAACTCGACTTCGGAGAGCCGGGTCAACGGCATGATCACGGGTATCATCTACGAGCGCTCTCAGCAGCTTGGCCTCGGTCTTTCCAAGGAAGACGCGATGCTAGCCGGGTTCAACAAATTCCTGCAACTGAAGACCGGCGGTTCGTTCGACTACCCAGAGGCGAAATTGAGTGTGGTCTCGATGGGCGTCGGACTTTGGACGGAGGAAGGCGGCCTCGACGCGGCCGAGGATATTCTCACAGCCCATTCGTCGAAACTCGACATCATTCTCGCCGAGAACGATTTCATGGGCATGGGCGCATTGCGCGCCATCGACAACCAGGGGCTAAAGGGCAAGATCGCGGTAGCGAGCGCGGCGGACGGTTTTCGCACTGCCCTCGAGCTGGTGAAGTCAGGTGACATGCTGGTGACGGGCCTTTGCTCTGGCTCGCATACCGGCGAAGGCGTCATGACGTTGATCAACCAGATCTTCGATAAGGGCTTTGACGCCAGCAATCTGCCACTGGGTTCCTACTACCCGTCGCAAATCGTGACAGAGAAGAACGTCGACGAGTTTATTGATCCGGACACGTCGAATCCCTTCTTCCGCTACACAGTTCCGCAGTTCAAGTCGATCGACGATCTCAACGGCTGA
- a CDS encoding bifunctional 4-hydroxy-2-oxoglutarate aldolase/2-dehydro-3-deoxy-phosphogluconate aldolase yields MKSTAADVSARVAAAGILPVVVLDALADAIPLATALLEGGLAVAEITFRTAAAAGAISLIRNSVPEMLIGAGTVLTREHLAAAGSAGAQFIVTPGFNPAIVEASLAAALPIVPGVNNPTGVEQAMSFGLEAVKFFPAEPSGGVPFLKALAGPYPGMRFVPTGGIGPANLASYLALPTVLACGGSWMVDAKLIRERNFKEISRLTAEAVALAARG; encoded by the coding sequence ATGAAGTCAACCGCCGCCGACGTCTCCGCACGCGTCGCTGCTGCCGGCATTCTGCCCGTTGTGGTGCTGGACGCCCTTGCAGATGCTATTCCGCTTGCGACAGCGCTGCTGGAAGGCGGCTTGGCTGTAGCGGAGATAACCTTCCGCACGGCGGCGGCTGCAGGCGCGATTTCTCTTATCCGCAACAGCGTCCCGGAAATGTTGATCGGGGCTGGTACGGTGCTGACGAGGGAGCATTTGGCGGCAGCCGGTAGCGCCGGCGCACAGTTCATCGTTACGCCGGGTTTCAATCCCGCAATCGTGGAAGCTTCGCTTGCTGCTGCGCTGCCGATCGTGCCGGGCGTCAACAACCCGACGGGTGTCGAACAAGCGATGAGCTTCGGGCTGGAGGCGGTGAAGTTTTTCCCGGCGGAGCCGAGTGGCGGGGTGCCATTTCTCAAGGCGCTCGCTGGACCATATCCGGGCATGCGCTTCGTTCCGACCGGCGGGATTGGTCCGGCCAACCTGGCCTCTTACCTGGCGCTTCCCACGGTTCTTGCCTGCGGTGGCTCCTGGATGGTGGACGCAAAGCTCATCCGAGAAAGAAATTTCAAGGAAATCAGTCGGTTGACTGCAGAGGCCGTCGCCCTGGCCGCTAGGGGCTGA
- a CDS encoding GntR family transcriptional regulator encodes MSQLPKINKGNLSEQVYGTIRASLMDGRYEPGERLTIASLAEQLGVSITPVREAIFRLVTERALEMRAATSIQVRSLTPSELREIQVIRRLLEGEAAAQAALKISQKDLSRLEALQSDFTSAAASDPLEASRINREFHFKLADAAEMPLLYATIESMWAQMGPLIHLYHLNTPTRVLVSGTHGHYDVLRALAARDPEAARRAIQADIGVGTVMVEWLEAKEAAEAAS; translated from the coding sequence ATGAGTCAACTGCCAAAAATCAATAAGGGTAACCTCTCAGAACAGGTTTATGGCACCATCCGCGCATCCCTGATGGACGGCCGTTACGAACCCGGCGAACGTTTGACAATCGCGAGTTTGGCGGAGCAACTCGGCGTCTCCATCACCCCCGTGCGAGAGGCGATTTTTCGCCTCGTGACGGAGCGCGCGCTGGAAATGCGGGCAGCCACCTCGATACAAGTCCGGAGTCTGACTCCCTCCGAGTTGCGGGAGATACAGGTAATCCGGCGCCTTCTCGAAGGGGAGGCAGCCGCCCAGGCTGCCTTGAAAATATCTCAGAAGGATCTCAGCAGGCTGGAAGCCCTGCAGAGCGATTTCACAAGCGCGGCAGCAAGCGACCCGCTCGAAGCGTCACGCATCAATCGCGAGTTTCATTTCAAGCTCGCGGATGCCGCTGAGATGCCGCTGCTCTACGCGACCATCGAAAGCATGTGGGCGCAAATGGGGCCGCTTATCCATCTCTACCACCTCAACACGCCCACCCGCGTTCTCGTAAGCGGGACGCATGGTCATTATGATGTGCTTCGCGCCCTCGCTGCGCGTGATCCCGAAGCTGCGCGACGCGCCATTCAGGCGGATATTGGCGTCGGCACAGTGATGGTTGAATGGCTAGAGGCAAAGGAGGCGGCCGAAGCCGCCTCCTGA
- a CDS encoding transketolase — translation MKERRVTQPIRNDFKPTEAEIARLRDRAQFVRLETIRLIEIAKVGHYTSVFSAAEIFAALYYDVMALSADPKWPDRDRFLMGKGHAAVGLFPILAELGYIPTDILNGYTRLGNPLGDHPDMRKVPGVDFSSGSIGHALSNGLGMALNGRRQGRAFTTFVMLGDGEMQEGQVWEAAIGAAHYKLSRLVAIVDRNGYQLDGAVDDVMGIEPLDEKWRAFGWEVHVVDGHDIAELTSLLRRVKADSTREKPCCIIARTLKGKGVSYMETEPGWHLGYLDPSDAEAARQEILSKVI, via the coding sequence ATGAAGGAGAGGCGTGTGACGCAGCCAATCAGAAACGATTTCAAACCAACCGAAGCCGAGATAGCGCGGCTACGAGATCGCGCGCAGTTTGTGCGTCTTGAAACAATCAGACTCATCGAGATAGCGAAGGTCGGACACTACACGTCAGTCTTTTCCGCGGCCGAGATCTTCGCCGCGCTCTATTACGACGTGATGGCTCTTTCAGCAGATCCCAAATGGCCCGACCGCGATCGATTTTTGATGGGCAAGGGGCACGCTGCCGTGGGTCTCTTTCCGATCCTCGCGGAACTCGGCTACATCCCCACCGATATTCTGAACGGATATACCCGGCTCGGAAACCCGCTTGGCGACCATCCCGACATGCGTAAGGTTCCGGGCGTCGACTTTTCCTCTGGCTCCATTGGGCATGCCCTGTCGAACGGTCTCGGCATGGCGCTTAACGGCCGCCGCCAGGGTCGCGCCTTCACAACCTTCGTCATGCTCGGCGACGGTGAAATGCAGGAGGGTCAAGTCTGGGAAGCGGCTATCGGCGCGGCACACTATAAGCTGTCCCGCCTCGTCGCGATCGTGGACCGCAACGGCTATCAGCTCGACGGTGCCGTCGACGACGTCATGGGGATCGAACCGCTGGATGAGAAATGGCGTGCCTTCGGCTGGGAGGTGCATGTCGTCGATGGCCATGACATCGCCGAGCTGACCTCGCTGCTGCGCCGCGTGAAGGCCGACAGCACCCGCGAGAAACCGTGCTGCATCATTGCGCGCACCCTGAAAGGCAAGGGTGTCTCCTACATGGAGACGGAGCCCGGCTGGCATCTCGGCTACCTCGACCCTTCCGACGCGGAAGCAGCCCGCCAAGAAATTCTCTCCAAGGTGATCTGA
- a CDS encoding zinc-dependent dehydrogenase, which translates to MKAAVYQGKGRIVLEERPRPQPRDDEVLVRVFAASICGTDLKVLRGGHFRVGVNDTRVLGHELSGEIVEVGRHVSHWRLGQRVSVVPNIGCGHCDMCRKGLNNMCPDYKAFGIDIDGGFQQYMIVTAGAISGGNLFEIPEAMSYEEASLVEPLSCCFNAWKDLSVAPEDRVLILGTGPIAGMFLQLARAYGAGQVIVVGRRAERLEEIAPLGATHTVDSSKVEVVDEVMRLTGGRGVDVALTCAPAPELQVQALSCLARLGRMNFFSGLNKGTLVELDTNKVHYWGLKLLGSTGSSIEDYARALRLVETGRIRVTDVVTHRFGIADAVTAFEHALSGKGMKTIIYPQEEKLQ; encoded by the coding sequence ATGAAGGCCGCCGTATATCAGGGCAAGGGCCGCATCGTTCTCGAGGAGAGGCCGCGCCCGCAGCCTCGGGACGACGAGGTGTTGGTCCGCGTCTTCGCCGCCTCGATCTGCGGCACGGATCTCAAGGTCCTGCGCGGCGGCCATTTTCGCGTCGGGGTCAATGACACGCGCGTGCTCGGCCACGAGCTTTCAGGTGAGATAGTTGAGGTCGGTCGCCACGTGTCGCACTGGCGGCTGGGCCAGCGGGTTTCCGTCGTGCCAAACATCGGATGCGGCCATTGCGATATGTGCCGCAAAGGCCTCAACAACATGTGCCCGGACTACAAGGCCTTCGGCATTGATATCGATGGTGGCTTTCAGCAGTACATGATCGTCACCGCTGGGGCCATCTCTGGTGGTAACCTCTTCGAGATCCCCGAGGCGATGAGCTACGAGGAGGCCTCGCTGGTCGAGCCGCTTTCCTGCTGCTTCAATGCCTGGAAGGATCTTTCGGTAGCGCCGGAAGATCGCGTGCTGATCCTCGGAACCGGGCCGATCGCGGGCATGTTCCTGCAACTTGCCCGCGCCTACGGTGCGGGGCAAGTGATCGTCGTCGGCCGTCGCGCTGAACGGCTTGAGGAGATCGCCCCGCTGGGTGCTACGCACACGGTGGATTCCAGCAAAGTCGAGGTGGTCGACGAGGTAATGCGCCTGACAGGTGGTCGTGGTGTCGATGTCGCCCTGACCTGCGCGCCTGCTCCTGAGCTTCAGGTCCAGGCCTTGTCCTGCCTAGCGCGTCTGGGCCGCATGAATTTCTTTTCCGGTCTCAACAAGGGAACGCTCGTCGAACTCGATACGAACAAGGTTCACTACTGGGGCCTGAAGCTTCTCGGCTCGACCGGCTCCAGCATCGAAGACTACGCCCGCGCGCTCCGGCTCGTCGAGACCGGCAGGATCCGTGTGACCGACGTCGTTACCCATCGCTTTGGCATTGCGGATGCGGTCACCGCGTTCGAGCATGCTTTATCCGGCAAGGGCATGAAAACGATCATCTACCCGCAGGAGGAGAAGCTGCAATGA
- a CDS encoding SDR family NAD(P)-dependent oxidoreductase produces MASNTLSEGLSLKGKSCIITGAASGIGEAVARIYAQNGAKVAMIDFDRERLERVASEIKADGGTVLPIYADVCEEETVRSFFRQVNEAFGSIDVVVNSAGRDSLAPPVTRVTLDEWNKTIGPNLTAVFLCCREAFLYMEKQAEGGRIINMGSSSTRVASGPGHSPYRASKHGMLGFSKNILLEGKDKKIGVTVLNPSHVKTPMTEIIDKGLYDGDLEAYVDGWLDEKEIKEGIHASCIDVDNVAWLALYVATRTPDVTIPTISLYPTHKAHRYGMEV; encoded by the coding sequence ATGGCTAGCAACACCCTATCTGAGGGGCTGTCCCTCAAGGGGAAATCCTGCATCATCACGGGTGCGGCGTCCGGCATCGGCGAGGCGGTCGCACGGATCTACGCGCAAAACGGCGCCAAGGTCGCCATGATTGACTTTGACCGCGAGCGCCTTGAGCGCGTCGCTAGCGAGATCAAAGCTGATGGTGGTACGGTTCTGCCGATCTACGCCGACGTCTGCGAGGAAGAAACCGTCCGCTCCTTCTTCAGGCAGGTCAACGAAGCCTTCGGTTCGATCGACGTGGTCGTCAATTCCGCCGGGCGCGACAGTCTTGCGCCACCGGTCACCCGCGTTACCCTCGACGAATGGAACAAGACGATCGGTCCGAACCTGACGGCGGTCTTCCTGTGCTGCCGCGAAGCTTTCCTCTACATGGAAAAGCAAGCTGAGGGCGGTCGCATCATCAATATGGGCTCGTCCTCCACCCGCGTCGCCTCCGGGCCGGGCCATAGCCCCTACCGTGCTTCGAAACATGGCATGCTGGGCTTCTCCAAGAACATTCTTCTCGAAGGCAAAGACAAGAAGATCGGGGTGACGGTGCTCAATCCGAGTCACGTCAAGACGCCGATGACCGAGATCATCGACAAGGGCCTCTACGACGGCGATCTTGAAGCCTACGTGGACGGTTGGCTCGACGAGAAGGAGATCAAGGAAGGCATCCACGCCTCCTGCATCGACGTCGACAACGTCGCTTGGCTGGCGCTCTACGTTGCCACGCGCACTCCGGACGTCACGATCCCAACCATCTCGCTCTATCCGACCCACAAGGCCCACCGCTACGGCATGGAGGTGTGA
- a CDS encoding GMC family oxidoreductase, translating into MVDYVVVGGGSAGSALAGRLALADAGKVLVIEAGPRDTNPLIHIPAGFVKLLDTDLLYHYQTERQAALNGRSPIMPQGAVLGGGGSVNAAIYVRGQRRDYDDWARLGADGWGYSDVLPYFRRAEDNDRFSDAYHGTNGPLGVSDPRQITDLTRAFVRSAQEAGIPFTSDFNGARQRGVGFNQTTTRNGRRCSAAVGYLRPAMKTGNLEIRTSCHVTRILFEGDRATGVEYVRNGKIETVRADKEVILSAGAVQTPKLLMLSGVGPEAELRRHGIAVRHRLDGVGQNLQDHLEFPAIRYCTGRYGYYGEDTFFRSIRNGLQYLFFKSGPVMSNVTEACAFVNVDDMEAEPNIQMHFVPIVFMDSDQESVKRAGATVNPCVLRPESRGEIRLRSANPADHPIVDPRYLTAPEDMRLSVKALKLAREILAQSSFAAYVETTEAYPGKAIEDDDALAAYVRSKGKTVYHPAGTCRIGHDDMAVVDPELRVHGLRNLRVVDNSIMPTLISGNTNATAIMIGEKASDLIRGLQPLAPSNA; encoded by the coding sequence ATGGTGGATTACGTAGTTGTTGGGGGCGGTTCCGCCGGAAGCGCCCTCGCGGGCCGTCTGGCGCTCGCCGATGCTGGCAAAGTGTTGGTGATAGAGGCCGGTCCACGAGATACCAATCCACTTATCCACATTCCCGCGGGTTTCGTGAAGCTCCTGGATACGGACCTCCTCTACCATTACCAGACCGAGCGACAAGCGGCACTGAACGGCCGTTCACCCATAATGCCGCAAGGTGCAGTGCTTGGCGGAGGAGGCTCGGTCAACGCGGCCATCTACGTCCGGGGCCAGCGCCGCGACTACGACGATTGGGCCCGCCTCGGCGCAGATGGCTGGGGCTACAGCGACGTCCTGCCGTATTTTCGGCGAGCCGAGGATAACGATCGGTTTTCCGATGCCTACCACGGGACGAACGGACCACTCGGCGTTTCCGATCCTAGGCAAATTACCGACCTTACCCGCGCATTCGTGCGAAGCGCTCAAGAAGCTGGTATCCCGTTCACGTCCGATTTCAACGGCGCGCGCCAACGCGGCGTCGGCTTCAATCAGACGACGACCCGCAATGGCCGTCGCTGCAGCGCGGCAGTCGGCTATCTGCGACCGGCGATGAAGACCGGCAATCTCGAGATCCGTACCAGCTGCCATGTCACCCGAATCCTCTTCGAGGGAGATCGAGCGACCGGCGTCGAATACGTCCGCAACGGGAAGATTGAGACGGTCCGAGCAGACAAGGAAGTGATCCTGTCAGCCGGAGCGGTCCAAACGCCAAAGCTCCTTATGCTCTCAGGCGTTGGCCCGGAAGCCGAGTTGCGGCGCCACGGCATCGCCGTTAGACATCGATTGGACGGAGTGGGCCAGAACCTCCAGGATCATCTCGAGTTTCCGGCCATTCGCTATTGCACCGGACGATACGGCTACTACGGCGAAGACACCTTCTTCCGTTCAATTCGCAACGGTCTTCAGTATCTCTTCTTTAAGTCGGGACCCGTGATGTCCAACGTGACGGAGGCTTGTGCGTTCGTGAACGTGGACGACATGGAGGCCGAGCCGAATATCCAGATGCACTTCGTGCCGATCGTATTCATGGACAGCGATCAGGAGTCGGTCAAACGTGCAGGCGCCACCGTAAACCCATGCGTGCTGCGTCCGGAAAGCCGCGGTGAGATTCGGCTCCGCTCCGCCAATCCGGCCGATCACCCGATCGTGGACCCAAGGTATTTGACTGCACCAGAAGACATGAGGCTGTCTGTGAAGGCATTGAAGCTCGCGCGGGAGATTTTGGCTCAGTCTTCGTTTGCGGCGTACGTCGAAACGACGGAGGCGTACCCCGGAAAGGCGATCGAGGACGACGACGCCCTCGCAGCCTACGTGCGTTCCAAGGGCAAGACGGTCTATCACCCAGCTGGAACTTGTCGGATCGGACACGACGACATGGCGGTGGTCGATCCAGAGCTCCGAGTTCACGGACTGCGGAACCTGCGAGTTGTGGACAACTCAATCATGCCAACACTTATCTCGGGCAATACGAACGCAACCGCGATAATGATCGGAGAAAAGGCTTCCGATCTCATACGAGGACTGCAACCGCTTGCGCCATCGAACGCGTGA